A genome region from Hevea brasiliensis isolate MT/VB/25A 57/8 chromosome 9, ASM3005281v1, whole genome shotgun sequence includes the following:
- the LOC110636745 gene encoding uncharacterized protein LOC110636745 isoform X1 has product MGWGKTYIRRLRIFAAAMMIYLDYKAIEQIDKWTINSNRDALWDKAHERNAKRLANLVIELEGFWVKLGQYLSTRADVIPHAYISHLKQLQDALPPRPIQQVYQTIEKELGKSIDDLFSYFNRTPLATASIAQVHRAMLNNGKKVVVKVQHEGIKIKMLEDLKIAKSIVDWIAWSEPQYNFNPMMDEWRREVPKEFDFNIEAENTRIVASNLCKKNNDDGKPVKSVDVLIPEVIQSSEKVLILEYMDGIRLKDNESLEAYGVDKQKVVEEITRAYAHQIYIDGFFNADPHPGNFLVSKEPPHRPVLLDFGFAKKISTSTKQALAKLFLASAEEDHVGLLSAFAELGLRLRLDIPDQAMAVTNLFFRTSTPASEASENLKYLAEQKSKQMKAIQEKMKLNEKEFKRFDPIDAFPGDVVIFSRVLTLLRGLSSTMNARITFQEIFKPFAEFALLGNVNKGPAVNAQWIYNAPSHSDVEIKLRKLLVELGKEEKILGIQVCAYKDGNVIIDTAAGVLGRYDPRPVQPDTLFPVFSVTKGITAGMIHWLIDNGKVKLDENVADVWPEFGTKGKDQIKVCHVLNHTSGLHNSLANLKGENPLLMCDWEECMNQICTSVPETAPGQEQLYHYLSFGWLCGGIIEHASSKKFQEILEEAIIRPLKIEGELYVGIPPGVCQKSLHQSSRMQPSQCVESRLASLTVDMNNLSDLLEITSRPDLPSSFQPTNISQLVTTMPALFNLLNVRRAIIPAANGHCSARALARYYATLVAGGIIPPPPSTFSKPPPLGSHPHIPQFTSEKASKRGKSKTSGGSASNATASAADNFASGDDSQKTNVERIFTNPRIHDAFLGVGEYEKLAIPNGKFGLGFRRFILNDGSFSGFGHSGMGGSTGFCDIKNRFAIAVTLNKMSFGGLTRQIIQLVCSELNVPLPEDFSISGNRGPDVLLNIGGSLIN; this is encoded by the exons ATGGGTTGGGGAAAAACTTACATAAGGCGTTTGAGAATATTTGCAGCGGCTATGATGATCTATCTGGATTATAAG GCTATAGAGCAAATAGATAAATGGACCATCAACTCCAACAGAGATGCACTGTGGGATAAGGCTCATGAACGCAATGCGAAGCGTCTTGCCAACTTGGTCATAGAACTGGAAGGTTTTTGGGTAAAACTTGGACAGTACTTATCCACACGTGCTGATGTTATTCCTCATGCATATATATCACATCTCAAGCAGTTACAGGACGCTCTTCCTCCTCGTCCCATACAACAG GTTTATCAGACTATAGAGAAAGAATTGGGAAAATCCATTGATGATCTTTTCTCATATTTTAATCGGACTCCTTTGGCAACAGCATCA ATTGCACAAGTCCATCGTGCAATGCTTAATAATGGGAAGAAGGTGGTTGTTAAAGTTCAACATGAGGGCATTAAGATAAAGATGTTGGAG GACTTAAAGATTGCCAAGTCAATTGTTGACTGGATAGCGTGGTCAGAACCACAGTATAACTTTAATCCCATGATGGATGAATGGCGCAGGGAAGTTCCGAAAGAATTTGACTTCAATATTGAAGCTG AGAATACAAGAATCGTTGCTAGTAATCTTTGCAAAAAGAACAATGATGATGGCAAGCCTGTGAAATCAGTGGATGTTTTGATTCCAGAGGTTATTCAG TCAAGTGAAAAGGTCCTGATTTTAGAGTATATGGATGGGATTCGTTTGAAGGACAATGAATCTCTTGAAGCTTACGGTGTTGACAAGCAAAAAGTTGTTGAAGAAATAACACGAGCCTATGCCCATCAAATATATATTGATGGATTTTTTAATGCTGACCCACATCCCG GAAATTTCCTGGTGAGCAAGGAACCTCCACATCGTCCAGTTTTGCTCGACTTTGGCTTTGCGAAGAAAATATCTACTTCTACGAAACAAGCACTAGCAAAATTGTTTCTTGCATCTGCAGAG GAGGACCATGTGGGTCTTTTGTCTGCCTTCGCAGAATTGGGGCTCAGGCTGCGCCTGGACATTCCAGATCAGGCTATGGCAgtaactaatttattttttcgCACTTCAACACCAGCAAGTGAAGCTTCT GAAAACTTGAAATACTTGGCCGAGCAAAAATCAAAACAAATGAAAGCGATACAGGAAAAGATGAAGCTCAATGAAAAAGAATTTAAACGCTTTGACCCA ATTGATGCGTTTCCTGGAGATGTTGTAATATTTTCACGGGTCCTTACTCTTCTAAGAG GGCTTTCATCCACAATGAATGCTCGGATTACATTTCAAGAAATCTTTAAACCATTTGCAGAATTTGCCCTACTAGG AAACGTTAATAAGGGACCAGCAGTTAATGCACAATGGATCTACAATGCACCATCTCATTCTGATGTGGAGATAAAGTTGAGGAAGCTCTTAGTTGAGCtgggaaaagaagaaaaaatactTGGAATCCAG GTATGTGCCTACAAAGATGGCAATGTTATTATTGATACTGCTGCGGGAGTACTTGGTAGATATGATCCTCGCCCGGTTCAGCCTGATACCCTTTTTCCAGTGTTTTCTGTAACAAAGGGAATCACGGCAGGAATGATACATTGGCTGATTGACAATGG AAAAGTCAAACTTGATGAAAATGTTGCTGATGTGTGGCCAGAATTTGGAACAAAAGGAAAAGATCAGATAAAG GTTTGTCACGTTCTAAACCATACATCTGGTTTGCACAATTCCTTGGCCAATCTTAAAGGAGAAAATCCTTTGCTAATGTGTGACTGGGAAGAATGTATGAATCAAATTTGTACGTCAGTGCCTGAGACAGCACCTGGCCAGGAGCAGTTGTATCACTATTTGTCTTTTGGTTGGCTATGTGGTGGAATAATAGAG CATGCCTCTAGCAAGAAATTTCAAGAGATTCTCGAAGAGGCAATCATTCGACCCCTCAAAATTGAAGGCGAGCTATATGTTGGAATTCCTCCTGGTGTGTGTCAAAAATCTTTACATCAATCTTCTCGCATGCAACCTTCTCAAT GTGTGGAATCTCGACTTGCAAGTCTGACGGTAGATATGAATAATCTCAGCGATCTTTTAGAGATAACCAGTCGTCCTGACCTACCATCTTCTTTCCAGCCAACCAACATTTCTCAACTAGTGACGACCATGCCAGCTTTATTCAACTTGTTGAATGTTCGCCGTGCAATCATACCTGCTGCTAATGGACATTGCTCCGCCCGTGCTCTTGCACGCTATTATGCAACCCTTGTTGCCGGTGGCATAATCCCACCGCCACCTTCCACTTTCTCCAAGCCACCACCACTTGGTAGCCATCCCCACATTCCTCAGTTTACTTCTGAGAAGGCCTCTAAAAGGGGAAAAAGTAAAACTAGCGGTGGCAGTGCCAGTAATGCTACCGCTAGTGCAGCTGACAACTTTGCAAGCGGTGATGATTCTCAAAAAACTAATGTTGAGAGGATTTTTACAAACCCTAGAATTCATGACGCATTCTTGGGCGTGGGGGAGTACGAGAAGTTGGCCATACCGAATGGAAAATTTGGACTTGGATTTAGGAGGTTTATTTTAAATGATGGATCCTTTAGTGGATTTGGGCACTCCGGCATGGGGGGATCTACAGGTTTTTGTGATATCAAAAACAGGTTTGCCATTGCAGTGACGCTGAACAAAATGTCGTTTGGGGGTTTGACAAGACAAATCATTCAGCTTGTTTGTTCAGAGCTAAATGTCCCATTGCCGGAGGATTTCTCAATTTCTGGCAATAGAGGACCTGATGTACTATTAAATATTGGGGGATCACTGATTAATTAA
- the LOC110636745 gene encoding uncharacterized protein LOC110636745 isoform X2, translating to MGWGKTYIRRLRIFAAAMMIYLDYKAIEQIDKWTINSNRDALWDKAHERNAKRLANLVIELEGFWVKLGQYLSTRADVIPHAYISHLKQLQDALPPRPIQQVYQTIEKELGKSIDDLFSYFNRTPLATASIAQVHRAMLNNGKKVVVKVQHEGIKIKMLEDLKIAKSIVDWIAWSEPQYNFNPMMDEWRREVPKEFDFNIEAENTRIVASNLCKKNNDDGKPVKSVDVLIPEVIQSSEKVLILEYMDGIRLKDNESLEAYGVDKQKVVEEITRAYAHQIYIDGFFNADPHPGNFLVSKEPPHRPVLLDFGFAKKISTSTKQALAKLFLASAEEDHVGLLSAFAELGLRLRLDIPDQAMAVTNLFFRTSTPASEASENLKYLAEQKSKQMKAIQEKMKLNEKEFKRFDPIDAFPGDVVIFSRVLTLLRGLSSTMNARITFQEIFKPFAEFALLGNVNKGPAVNAQWIYNAPSHSDVEIKLRKLLVELGKEEKILGIQVCAYKDGNVIIDTAAGVLGRYDPRPVQPDTLFPVFSVTKGITAGMIHWLIDNGKVKLDENVADVWPEFGTKGKDQIKVCHVLNHTSGLHNSLANLKGENPLLMCDWEECMNQICTSVPETAPGQEQLYHYLSFGWLCGGIIEHASSKKFQEILEEAIIRPLKIEGELYVGIPPGVESRLASLTVDMNNLSDLLEITSRPDLPSSFQPTNISQLVTTMPALFNLLNVRRAIIPAANGHCSARALARYYATLVAGGIIPPPPSTFSKPPPLGSHPHIPQFTSEKASKRGKSKTSGGSASNATASAADNFASGDDSQKTNVERIFTNPRIHDAFLGVGEYEKLAIPNGKFGLGFRRFILNDGSFSGFGHSGMGGSTGFCDIKNRFAIAVTLNKMSFGGLTRQIIQLVCSELNVPLPEDFSISGNRGPDVLLNIGGSLIN from the exons ATGGGTTGGGGAAAAACTTACATAAGGCGTTTGAGAATATTTGCAGCGGCTATGATGATCTATCTGGATTATAAG GCTATAGAGCAAATAGATAAATGGACCATCAACTCCAACAGAGATGCACTGTGGGATAAGGCTCATGAACGCAATGCGAAGCGTCTTGCCAACTTGGTCATAGAACTGGAAGGTTTTTGGGTAAAACTTGGACAGTACTTATCCACACGTGCTGATGTTATTCCTCATGCATATATATCACATCTCAAGCAGTTACAGGACGCTCTTCCTCCTCGTCCCATACAACAG GTTTATCAGACTATAGAGAAAGAATTGGGAAAATCCATTGATGATCTTTTCTCATATTTTAATCGGACTCCTTTGGCAACAGCATCA ATTGCACAAGTCCATCGTGCAATGCTTAATAATGGGAAGAAGGTGGTTGTTAAAGTTCAACATGAGGGCATTAAGATAAAGATGTTGGAG GACTTAAAGATTGCCAAGTCAATTGTTGACTGGATAGCGTGGTCAGAACCACAGTATAACTTTAATCCCATGATGGATGAATGGCGCAGGGAAGTTCCGAAAGAATTTGACTTCAATATTGAAGCTG AGAATACAAGAATCGTTGCTAGTAATCTTTGCAAAAAGAACAATGATGATGGCAAGCCTGTGAAATCAGTGGATGTTTTGATTCCAGAGGTTATTCAG TCAAGTGAAAAGGTCCTGATTTTAGAGTATATGGATGGGATTCGTTTGAAGGACAATGAATCTCTTGAAGCTTACGGTGTTGACAAGCAAAAAGTTGTTGAAGAAATAACACGAGCCTATGCCCATCAAATATATATTGATGGATTTTTTAATGCTGACCCACATCCCG GAAATTTCCTGGTGAGCAAGGAACCTCCACATCGTCCAGTTTTGCTCGACTTTGGCTTTGCGAAGAAAATATCTACTTCTACGAAACAAGCACTAGCAAAATTGTTTCTTGCATCTGCAGAG GAGGACCATGTGGGTCTTTTGTCTGCCTTCGCAGAATTGGGGCTCAGGCTGCGCCTGGACATTCCAGATCAGGCTATGGCAgtaactaatttattttttcgCACTTCAACACCAGCAAGTGAAGCTTCT GAAAACTTGAAATACTTGGCCGAGCAAAAATCAAAACAAATGAAAGCGATACAGGAAAAGATGAAGCTCAATGAAAAAGAATTTAAACGCTTTGACCCA ATTGATGCGTTTCCTGGAGATGTTGTAATATTTTCACGGGTCCTTACTCTTCTAAGAG GGCTTTCATCCACAATGAATGCTCGGATTACATTTCAAGAAATCTTTAAACCATTTGCAGAATTTGCCCTACTAGG AAACGTTAATAAGGGACCAGCAGTTAATGCACAATGGATCTACAATGCACCATCTCATTCTGATGTGGAGATAAAGTTGAGGAAGCTCTTAGTTGAGCtgggaaaagaagaaaaaatactTGGAATCCAG GTATGTGCCTACAAAGATGGCAATGTTATTATTGATACTGCTGCGGGAGTACTTGGTAGATATGATCCTCGCCCGGTTCAGCCTGATACCCTTTTTCCAGTGTTTTCTGTAACAAAGGGAATCACGGCAGGAATGATACATTGGCTGATTGACAATGG AAAAGTCAAACTTGATGAAAATGTTGCTGATGTGTGGCCAGAATTTGGAACAAAAGGAAAAGATCAGATAAAG GTTTGTCACGTTCTAAACCATACATCTGGTTTGCACAATTCCTTGGCCAATCTTAAAGGAGAAAATCCTTTGCTAATGTGTGACTGGGAAGAATGTATGAATCAAATTTGTACGTCAGTGCCTGAGACAGCACCTGGCCAGGAGCAGTTGTATCACTATTTGTCTTTTGGTTGGCTATGTGGTGGAATAATAGAG CATGCCTCTAGCAAGAAATTTCAAGAGATTCTCGAAGAGGCAATCATTCGACCCCTCAAAATTGAAGGCGAGCTATATGTTGGAATTCCTCCTG GTGTGGAATCTCGACTTGCAAGTCTGACGGTAGATATGAATAATCTCAGCGATCTTTTAGAGATAACCAGTCGTCCTGACCTACCATCTTCTTTCCAGCCAACCAACATTTCTCAACTAGTGACGACCATGCCAGCTTTATTCAACTTGTTGAATGTTCGCCGTGCAATCATACCTGCTGCTAATGGACATTGCTCCGCCCGTGCTCTTGCACGCTATTATGCAACCCTTGTTGCCGGTGGCATAATCCCACCGCCACCTTCCACTTTCTCCAAGCCACCACCACTTGGTAGCCATCCCCACATTCCTCAGTTTACTTCTGAGAAGGCCTCTAAAAGGGGAAAAAGTAAAACTAGCGGTGGCAGTGCCAGTAATGCTACCGCTAGTGCAGCTGACAACTTTGCAAGCGGTGATGATTCTCAAAAAACTAATGTTGAGAGGATTTTTACAAACCCTAGAATTCATGACGCATTCTTGGGCGTGGGGGAGTACGAGAAGTTGGCCATACCGAATGGAAAATTTGGACTTGGATTTAGGAGGTTTATTTTAAATGATGGATCCTTTAGTGGATTTGGGCACTCCGGCATGGGGGGATCTACAGGTTTTTGTGATATCAAAAACAGGTTTGCCATTGCAGTGACGCTGAACAAAATGTCGTTTGGGGGTTTGACAAGACAAATCATTCAGCTTGTTTGTTCAGAGCTAAATGTCCCATTGCCGGAGGATTTCTCAATTTCTGGCAATAGAGGACCTGATGTACTATTAAATATTGGGGGATCACTGATTAATTAA